One window from the genome of Methanomicrobiales archaeon encodes:
- a CDS encoding DUF1538 domain-containing protein, whose protein sequence is MVRNILVKLREATQSVLPVSAIVLALHATIAPMPIWTLILFLTGAILLIAGMSVFTLGADIAMVPIGESFGSALTKTRKLWLFVAGGFVLGMVLTVAEPDLQVLARQVPAVPSVVLIAAVGLGVGLFLIFGLLRILFQFPLHVLFVASYALVFAVASFTAPDYLAVGFDSGGVTTGPITVPFILALGAGISAAIGGRNTDENSFGLCALSSIGPILVVLVMGMFFDPSVSAHAFEPPAGIEGVGEFFAILGNGFLQFSREVLTVLLPIVVIFTLFQLVHLRLSRTALIRILIGIVYTLIGLAAILTGVNLGFMPAGIYIGNHIAAMPYRWVLLPLGAIVGFFIVYAEPAVHVLNTQVENITIGAISRRMMMAALSIGASAALVLSIFRVLSGIEIWYFLVPGYAVALALTFFTPALFTAIAFDAGGVASGTMTVAFLLPFAVGICEAVGGNVITDAFGIVAMVAMMPLITVQLMGLIHQSIRSRTREGSGETD, encoded by the coding sequence TGCACGCCACCATCGCCCCCATGCCGATCTGGACATTGATCCTCTTTCTGACGGGCGCCATTCTGCTCATTGCGGGCATGAGCGTCTTCACCCTGGGTGCGGACATCGCGATGGTGCCCATCGGCGAATCGTTCGGATCCGCACTGACGAAAACCAGAAAGCTCTGGCTGTTCGTTGCCGGCGGATTCGTCCTGGGCATGGTGCTCACGGTCGCCGAGCCGGATCTGCAGGTGCTGGCCCGGCAGGTGCCGGCAGTTCCGAGTGTGGTCCTGATCGCTGCGGTGGGGCTCGGCGTGGGATTGTTCCTGATCTTCGGGCTGCTGAGGATCCTGTTCCAGTTCCCGCTTCACGTCCTATTCGTCGCATCGTATGCGCTGGTGTTCGCGGTCGCCTCGTTCACAGCTCCAGACTATCTGGCCGTCGGATTCGACTCGGGCGGGGTGACCACCGGCCCGATCACGGTTCCCTTCATCCTCGCGCTGGGTGCCGGCATCTCGGCGGCGATTGGCGGCAGGAATACCGATGAGAACAGTTTCGGCCTCTGCGCACTCTCTTCGATCGGGCCCATCCTGGTCGTGCTGGTGATGGGGATGTTCTTCGATCCGTCGGTCTCCGCGCACGCCTTCGAACCCCCTGCCGGCATCGAGGGCGTCGGGGAGTTCTTCGCGATCCTCGGGAACGGGTTTCTCCAGTTCTCCCGCGAGGTCCTGACCGTCCTTCTCCCCATCGTGGTCATCTTCACGCTGTTCCAGCTCGTGCACCTGAGGCTGTCGAGAACCGCGCTGATACGGATCCTGATCGGTATCGTGTATACGCTCATCGGCCTGGCGGCGATCCTGACCGGTGTAAATCTCGGGTTCATGCCGGCCGGCATCTACATCGGAAACCACATCGCCGCCATGCCCTACCGCTGGGTGCTTCTGCCCCTCGGCGCAATCGTCGGCTTCTTTATCGTCTACGCGGAGCCGGCGGTGCACGTGCTCAACACGCAGGTCGAGAATATCACCATCGGCGCCATATCGAGAAGGATGATGATGGCGGCATTGTCCATAGGCGCGAGTGCCGCTCTGGTCCTCTCGATCTTCCGGGTCCTGAGCGGCATCGAGATCTGGTACTTCCTGGTTCCCGGCTACGCCGTCGCTCTGGCCCTGACATTCTTCACTCCCGCGCTCTTTACGGCGATCGCATTCGACGCCGGCGGGGTGGCATCGGGAACCATGACCGTGGCTTTCCTGCTGCCGTTTGCCGTGGGCATCTGCGAGGCCGTCGGAGGGAACGTGATAACGGATGCCTTTGGCATCGTAGCGATGGTGGCGATGATGCCTCTGATCACCGTGCAGCTCATGGGGCTGATCCACCAGTCGATACGCAGCAGGACCCGGGAGGGTAGCGGTGAGACAGATTGA
- the uvrC gene encoding excinuclease ABC subunit UvrC: MIELDQLPAEPGCYLFRDSGGEILYIGKAKHLKKRVASYFQKRPLDPKTARLVERIASVDCMVTDTETEALILESNLIKRHQPKYNIDLKDAKSYAYIQITDEEFPRIGMARRPGGGSGTLFGPFVSAQERDFVLQVLKKTFRLRTCRRLPKKTCLRYHMQSCSAPCIGKIGKEEYRESVKRAEAVLRGRSAELLSALRAEMEACAEAEAFEKALELRGQIQAIERLGERQHVARQKKHDEDVINFVAAEGSVWVMVFAVQRGTLTDREWFRFEGGGEFLEEFVARYYADREPPSELILPQAVGESLQDYLAYRKGKAVRITVPAKGEKKRLLELVQKNIEAAFFGERIKLEALKKSLHLPVLPRVIECFDISHLSGTSTVGAMVQFREGKPDKRNYRRFRIRSVEGVDDTAAIAEVVRRRYARLQKEGGELPDLIVIDGGKGQLSAALAELKRLSLSIPAIALAKREEEIYIPALRFPLPVQKKERASLFLQEIRDEAHRVAVAYNRLLRSKKLTG, encoded by the coding sequence ATGATAGAACTCGACCAACTACCCGCGGAACCCGGCTGCTACCTCTTCCGGGACAGTGGCGGGGAGATTCTCTACATCGGCAAGGCGAAGCACCTCAAAAAAAGGGTGGCGAGCTACTTCCAGAAGAGGCCGCTCGATCCCAAGACCGCGCGGCTGGTGGAGAGGATCGCCTCCGTCGACTGCATGGTCACCGATACGGAGACCGAGGCGCTGATTCTCGAGTCCAACCTGATCAAGCGGCACCAGCCGAAGTACAACATCGACCTGAAAGACGCGAAGAGCTACGCCTATATCCAGATCACCGACGAGGAGTTCCCCCGCATCGGCATGGCGCGCCGGCCCGGCGGCGGGAGCGGCACCCTCTTCGGGCCCTTCGTCTCCGCCCAGGAGCGGGACTTCGTGCTGCAGGTGCTGAAAAAGACCTTCCGCCTGCGGACCTGCCGGCGGCTCCCGAAGAAGACGTGCCTGCGCTACCACATGCAGTCCTGCAGCGCCCCCTGCATCGGGAAGATCGGGAAGGAGGAGTACCGCGAGAGCGTGAAGCGGGCGGAGGCGGTCCTGCGGGGGAGGAGCGCGGAGCTGCTCTCCGCACTGCGCGCCGAGATGGAGGCGTGCGCGGAGGCGGAGGCGTTCGAGAAGGCGCTGGAGCTCCGCGGGCAGATCCAGGCGATCGAGCGCCTGGGGGAGCGCCAGCACGTCGCCCGCCAGAAGAAGCACGACGAGGACGTCATCAACTTCGTCGCCGCCGAAGGAAGCGTCTGGGTGATGGTCTTTGCGGTGCAGCGGGGGACGCTCACCGACAGGGAGTGGTTCCGTTTCGAGGGCGGCGGGGAGTTCCTGGAGGAGTTCGTCGCCCGCTACTACGCGGACCGCGAACCCCCGTCGGAGCTGATCCTCCCGCAGGCGGTGGGAGAGTCCCTGCAGGATTACCTCGCCTACCGCAAGGGGAAGGCGGTGCGGATCACGGTCCCTGCAAAGGGGGAGAAGAAACGGCTGCTGGAGCTGGTGCAGAAGAATATCGAGGCGGCGTTCTTCGGGGAGCGGATCAAGCTCGAGGCGCTGAAAAAGAGCCTGCACCTGCCCGTCCTGCCGCGCGTCATCGAGTGCTTCGACATCTCCCACCTCTCCGGCACCTCGACCGTGGGGGCGATGGTGCAGTTCCGCGAGGGGAAGCCGGACAAACGGAACTACCGCAGGTTCCGCATCCGCTCGGTCGAGGGGGTGGACGACACCGCCGCCATCGCCGAGGTGGTGCGGCGGCGCTACGCCCGCCTGCAGAAGGAGGGGGGCGAGCTGCCCGACCTGATCGTCATCGACGGCGGGAAGGGGCAGCTCTCCGCGGCGCTCGCCGAGCTGAAACGGCTCTCGCTCTCCATCCCCGCCATCGCCCTCGCCAAACGGGAGGAGGAGATCTACATCCCCGCTCTCCGCTTCCCCCTGCCCGTCCAGAAGAAGGAGCGCGCCTCCCTCTTCCTCCAGGAGATCCGGGACGAGGCGCACCGGGTCGCCGTCGCCTACAACCGCCTGCTGCGCTCGAAGAAGCTCACGGGATGA